A single region of the Enterobacteriaceae endosymbiont of Donacia cinerea genome encodes:
- the rpmG gene encoding 50S ribosomal protein L33: MAKKKRIIIKLISSAQTGHFYTITKNKKNTQKLEIKKFDPYIRKHVLYKEKKI; this comes from the coding sequence ATGGCAAAAAAAAAACGTATTATAATTAAATTAATTTCATCAGCTCAAACTGGTCATTTTTATACTATTACTAAAAATAAAAAAAATACACAAAAATTAGAAATAAAAAAATTTGATCCTTATATAAGGAAACATGTATTGTATAAAGAAAAAAAAATTTAA
- the rpmB gene encoding 50S ribosomal protein L28, which translates to MSKICQITGKKTIKGNNRSHAMNATKRKFLPNIHFHKFWLKKEKKFITIKVSAKGMRLINKKGIENIYLYKK; encoded by the coding sequence ATGTCTAAAATTTGTCAAATAACAGGAAAAAAAACAATAAAAGGTAATAATCGTTCTCATGCAATGAATGCAACTAAAAGGAAATTTTTACCAAATATTCATTTTCATAAGTTTTGGTTAAAAAAAGAAAAAAAATTTATAACTATAAAAGTATCTGCAAAAGGTATGAGATTAATCAATAAAAAAGGTATTGAAAATATTTATTTATATAAAAAATAA
- a CDS encoding DsbA family protein: MINTRKYMLFFSMLFLLLITSNNCLASNKLDNLSLYDKLTKEEQQLFTKEFGKKPVIVEFFSFLCPHCYEFYTGINPKFLKNKISKNVKIIRIHYSKMGQEEGKGLSTILGYAWVVAKMLNVEDKVIGPIFDGIHKTESIHDYNSIKRIFVRKAGVTGNMFDAAWNSNIAKMLFEKEYDIIEKLNIHLVPDIYVNNKFIVNISGLYNSTSNLNNFYQNYINLIKRLLKR, translated from the coding sequence ATGATAAATACAAGAAAATATATGTTATTTTTTAGCATGTTATTTTTATTATTAATTACATCTAATAATTGTTTAGCATCTAATAAATTAGATAATTTATCTTTATATGATAAATTAACAAAGGAAGAACAACAATTATTTACTAAAGAATTTGGTAAAAAACCAGTAATAGTTGAATTTTTTTCATTTTTATGTCCTCATTGTTATGAATTTTATACAGGTATTAATCCAAAATTTTTAAAAAATAAAATATCTAAAAATGTAAAAATTATAAGAATTCACTACAGTAAAATGGGTCAAGAAGAAGGTAAAGGTTTATCTACTATATTAGGATATGCTTGGGTTGTTGCTAAAATGTTAAATGTAGAAGATAAAGTAATTGGTCCTATTTTTGATGGTATTCATAAAACTGAATCTATTCATGATTATAATTCCATAAAAAGAATCTTTGTTAGAAAAGCTGGAGTTACAGGTAATATGTTTGATGCTGCATGGAATAGTAATATAGCAAAAATGTTATTTGAAAAAGAATATGATATAATTGAAAAACTTAATATACATTTAGTTCCAGATATATATGTTAATAATAAATTTATAGTAAATATTTCTGGATTATATAATAGTACTAGTAATCTAAATAATTTTTATCAAAATTATATTAATTTAATAAAAAGACTTTTAAAAAGATAA
- the typA gene encoding translational GTPase TypA, which yields MKKIRNIAIVAHIDHGKTTLIDKLLQESDNFQNVFKDNNIDRIMDSNELEKEKGITIFSKNTSIFWKNYKINIIDTPGHADFGAEVERILSMVDSVLLLVDAVEGPMPQTRFVALKSFTYNLKPIVVINKIDRNFIRPDWVVNQIFDLFVNLNASDEQLDFPIVYTSALKGTSGYEVNKMQKNMDILFKTIIKYVPSPRGNINKPFQMQISQIEYNKYIGNICIGLINNGKIKKNQYVNIIKKNKKVKKVKILYIIFNIGLKPVYTDNAQSGDIVGIAGSGFEDVNISNTICDINYNISLPSLRIEKPKIGMLFHVNNSPFSGIEGKHITSNKIFNRINRECLHDVALKITKTKNNNIFYVSGRGELHLIILIENMRKEGFELSVSKPQIISKIINGKKQEPFEVLVLDFKKDKKGNIIQLISKRKAIINNIILDDYNNRIKIEAIISSRGLIGFRNEFINITSGTGVMNSFFSHYGINKYHIIGERNNGVLISNKEGYAVSFALYNLQSRGKLFINPGEKIYEGQIIGLHNKSNDLTVNCLINKKLTNMRASGSDNPINLIPIKKISLEEAIDFINNDELVEITPKSIRIRKKYLTKSQRKLIKKI from the coding sequence ATGAAAAAAATACGTAATATAGCTATTGTTGCACATATAGATCATGGAAAAACTACACTAATAGATAAATTATTACAAGAGTCTGATAACTTTCAAAATGTTTTTAAAGACAATAATATAGATAGAATAATGGATAGTAATGAATTAGAAAAAGAAAAAGGAATAACTATTTTTTCAAAAAATACATCTATTTTTTGGAAAAATTATAAAATTAATATAATTGATACCCCTGGACATGCAGATTTTGGTGCAGAAGTAGAACGTATTTTATCAATGGTAGACTCTGTATTATTATTAGTTGATGCAGTTGAAGGTCCTATGCCTCAAACAAGATTTGTTGCATTAAAATCTTTTACATATAATTTAAAACCTATTGTAGTAATTAATAAAATAGATAGAAATTTTATTAGGCCTGATTGGGTTGTAAATCAAATATTTGATTTATTTGTTAATTTAAATGCTTCTGATGAACAATTAGATTTTCCTATAGTATATACTTCTGCACTTAAAGGAACTTCTGGATATGAAGTAAATAAAATGCAAAAAAATATGGATATATTATTTAAAACTATTATTAAATATGTTCCTTCTCCAAGAGGAAATATTAATAAACCATTTCAAATGCAAATATCTCAAATAGAATATAATAAATATATAGGTAATATTTGTATTGGTTTAATAAATAACGGAAAAATTAAAAAAAATCAATATGTTAATATTATAAAAAAAAATAAAAAAGTTAAAAAAGTTAAAATTTTATATATTATATTTAATATAGGACTAAAACCTGTATATACAGATAATGCTCAATCGGGTGATATTGTAGGTATTGCTGGTTCAGGATTTGAAGATGTGAATATTTCTAATACAATTTGTGATATTAATTATAATATATCTTTACCTTCTTTAAGAATAGAAAAACCTAAAATAGGTATGTTATTTCATGTAAATAATTCTCCATTTTCTGGAATAGAAGGTAAACATATAACATCTAATAAAATATTTAATAGAATCAATAGAGAATGTCTACATGATGTTGCATTAAAAATAACTAAAACAAAAAATAACAATATTTTTTATGTATCTGGTAGAGGAGAATTACATTTAATTATTTTAATAGAAAATATGAGAAAAGAAGGATTTGAATTATCTGTATCTAAACCTCAAATTATATCTAAAATAATTAATGGTAAAAAACAAGAACCATTTGAAGTATTAGTTTTAGATTTTAAAAAAGATAAAAAAGGTAATATAATTCAATTAATTAGTAAAAGAAAAGCGATTATAAATAATATTATTTTAGATGATTATAATAATAGAATAAAAATTGAAGCAATTATTTCAAGTAGAGGATTAATTGGTTTTAGAAATGAATTCATAAATATAACTTCAGGTACTGGTGTAATGAATTCTTTTTTTAGTCATTATGGTATTAATAAATATCATATAATTGGAGAAAGAAATAATGGTGTTTTAATTTCAAATAAAGAAGGTTATGCAGTTTCTTTTGCTTTATATAATTTACAATCTAGGGGTAAATTATTTATTAATCCTGGAGAAAAAATATATGAAGGACAGATAATAGGATTACATAATAAATCAAATGATCTTACTGTAAATTGTTTAATTAATAAAAAATTAACTAACATGAGAGCATCAGGTAGTGATAATCCTATCAATTTAATTCCTATAAAAAAAATATCATTAGAAGAAGCAATAGATTTTATAAATAACGATGAATTAGTAGAAATTACACCAAAATCAATTCGTATTCGAAAAAAATATTTAACAAAATCCCAGCGTAAATTAATAAAAAAGATATAA
- the grpE gene encoding nucleotide exchange factor GrpE, which produces MKNNKSSNNIKKNNIEKKEESKKLNFINIDNNIKKQNYKHENENENKNENENTKEYNIEYFKKQNDSYKLEIIELKNKLIKYENNIWDIKLRSQSEIENVRRRASLDIENAYKFSLEKFIKELLPVIDNLERAINLKTKQKNNIDQSIIEGIKLTLKSLLVLIKKFGISIINKINIPFDPTKHQAMSIIESDTIKENYILEILQKGYFLNMRLLRPAMVIVSKNKKINNN; this is translated from the coding sequence ATGAAAAATAATAAATCATCAAATAATATTAAAAAAAATAATATAGAAAAAAAAGAGGAAAGTAAAAAACTAAATTTTATCAATATAGATAATAATATAAAAAAACAAAATTATAAACATGAAAATGAAAATGAAAATAAAAATGAAAATGAAAATACTAAAGAATATAATATTGAATATTTTAAAAAACAAAATGATAGTTATAAACTTGAAATCATTGAACTTAAAAATAAATTAATAAAATATGAAAATAATATATGGGATATAAAACTACGTTCTCAATCTGAAATTGAAAATGTAAGACGTAGAGCTTCATTAGATATAGAAAATGCTTATAAATTTTCATTAGAAAAATTTATTAAAGAATTATTACCTGTAATAGATAATTTAGAAAGAGCTATAAATTTAAAGACAAAACAGAAAAATAATATTGATCAATCTATAATTGAAGGTATTAAATTAACTTTAAAATCATTATTAGTATTAATTAAAAAATTTGGTATTAGTATTATAAATAAAATTAATATACCTTTTGATCCCACTAAACATCAAGCAATGTCTATTATAGAATCAGATACAATTAAAGAAAATTATATTTTAGAAATTTTACAAAAAGGATATTTTCTTAATATGAGATTATTAAGACCAGCAATGGTAATTGTATCAAAAAATAAAAAAATTAATAATAATTAA
- a CDS encoding 5'-3' exonuclease has product MKKKIILIDGSFCLYRAYYALPKLINTKGDPTGAIYGFIKIFNKIIKMNINSYFLIIFDTKGISFRKKIFSEYKSKRTNMPDNLILQIKPLLKIIQAMGYNFISIKNIEADDIIGTLSLKAEQKNYLVFIFSLDKDITQLVNKNIKIINPINYSISGPKEIYKKYGVYPKFISDLLALSGDSIDNIPGVPGIGNKISQKLINKLGNLKNIYKNINIINNNNFRGGCNIKKKLIKYKKLVFLYHKLTKIKTNITLDIDYFNFLQFKIKPQINYLKYLFQKYEFNKFN; this is encoded by the coding sequence ATGAAAAAAAAAATAATTTTAATTGATGGATCATTTTGTTTATATCGTGCTTATTATGCTTTACCTAAATTAATTAATACTAAAGGGGATCCTACTGGTGCAATATATGGTTTTATTAAAATTTTTAACAAGATCATAAAAATGAACATAAATAGTTATTTTTTAATTATATTTGATACTAAAGGAATATCTTTTAGAAAAAAAATTTTTAGTGAATATAAATCAAAAAGAACTAATATGCCTGATAATTTAATTTTACAAATTAAACCTTTATTAAAAATTATACAGGCAATGGGATATAATTTTATATCTATAAAAAATATAGAAGCAGATGATATAATTGGTACTTTATCATTAAAAGCAGAACAAAAGAATTATTTAGTTTTTATTTTTAGCTTAGATAAAGATATAACACAATTAGTTAATAAAAATATAAAAATAATTAATCCTATTAATTATTCTATTTCTGGACCGAAAGAGATATATAAAAAATATGGAGTATACCCAAAATTTATTAGTGATTTACTAGCATTAAGTGGTGATTCCATTGATAATATTCCTGGAGTTCCAGGAATAGGAAATAAAATAAGTCAAAAATTAATAAACAAATTAGGAAATTTAAAAAATATATATAAAAATATAAATATTATTAATAACAATAATTTTAGAGGGGGTTGTAATATAAAAAAAAAACTTATAAAATATAAAAAATTAGTTTTTTTGTACCATAAATTAACAAAAATAAAAACTAATATTACTCTAGATATAGATTATTTTAATTTTTTACAGTTTAAAATAAAACCCCAAATAAATTATTTGAAATATTTATTTCAAAAATACGAATTTAATAAATTTAATTAA
- the yihA gene encoding ribosome biogenesis GTP-binding protein YihA/YsxC — MNNFNNINYSYSTININTLTNIFNSHDIAFIGYSNVGKSTIINILLNKKIAYVSKIPGSTLFINVFKNSKKKIRFLDFPGYGYNKFIKKYKFKYYNILQKYLEHKNSLKGIILLIDIRNLLKEIDLIILKKISFYKKPILLILNKTDKISKKNIKIIQTK; from the coding sequence ATGAATAATTTTAATAATATTAATTACAGTTATAGTACTATAAATATTAATACTTTAACTAATATTTTTAATAGCCATGATATTGCATTTATTGGTTATTCTAATGTAGGTAAATCTACTATTATAAATATTTTACTCAATAAAAAAATAGCTTATGTAAGTAAAATTCCAGGATCTACATTATTTATAAATGTATTTAAAAATAGTAAAAAAAAAATTCGTTTTTTAGATTTTCCAGGATATGGATATAATAAATTTATTAAAAAATATAAATTTAAATATTATAATATTTTACAAAAATATTTAGAACACAAAAATTCATTAAAAGGAATTATTCTTTTAATTGATATCCGTAATTTATTAAAAGAAATAGATTTAATAATTTTAAAAAAAATATCTTTTTATAAAAAACCAATTTTATTAATATTAAATAAAACTGATAAAATATCTAAAAAAAATATAAAAATAATACAAACCAAATAA
- the smpB gene encoding SsrA-binding protein SmpB gives MCLIIKYFYNGKKKYIIFNKKIYYNFFIQEKINAGLILQGWEVKSLRLNRVNIINSYISFLNNKIYVFNLGINPIKTICNHIQYDNNRKKQLLLKKKEIELLRNYIYLNRFTAVVIGLFWKKSWCKLKIAVVKGKKKYDKRNIIKNKEWNINKLRFLKKNT, from the coding sequence ATATGTTTAATAATAAAATATTTTTATAATGGAAAAAAAAAATATATTATTTTTAATAAAAAAATTTATTATAATTTTTTTATTCAAGAAAAGATAAATGCAGGTCTTATTTTACAAGGCTGGGAAGTAAAATCTTTAAGATTAAATAGAGTTAATATTATTAATAGTTATATAAGTTTTTTAAATAATAAAATATATGTATTTAATCTAGGTATTAATCCTATTAAAACAATTTGTAATCATATACAATATGATAACAACAGGAAAAAACAATTATTATTAAAAAAAAAAGAAATAGAACTATTAAGAAATTATATATATTTAAACAGATTTACCGCAGTAGTTATTGGTCTTTTTTGGAAAAAATCTTGGTGTAAATTAAAAATTGCAGTTGTTAAAGGTAAAAAAAAATACGATAAAAGAAATATTATAAAAAATAAAGAATGGAATATTAATAAATTACGTTTTTTGAAAAAAAATACTTAA
- the rpmE gene encoding 50S ribosomal protein L31, with amino-acid sequence MKKNIHPEYNKIIAKCSCGNTIHTRSTLKNNKELNLDVCYICHPFYTGKQKITDTKGRVENFKKRFKNSKIFE; translated from the coding sequence ATGAAAAAAAATATTCATCCTGAATATAATAAAATTATTGCAAAATGTTCTTGTGGTAATACTATTCATACTAGATCAACTTTAAAAAATAATAAAGAATTAAATTTAGATGTTTGTTATATATGTCATCCTTTTTATACAGGAAAACAAAAAATAACTGATACTAAAGGACGTGTTGAAAATTTTAAAAAAAGATTTAAAAATTCTAAAATATTTGAATAA